Proteins from a genomic interval of Rosa chinensis cultivar Old Blush chromosome 2, RchiOBHm-V2, whole genome shotgun sequence:
- the LOC112183817 gene encoding uncharacterized acetyltransferase At3g50280: MRLLYIKIILINLIISTTKGAFNFETSVIQIGETMTRIRHISTSTVQPTSHNGQLAPRIELTPWDLRIIKLDYIQKGLLFHKYYSSENEMNQISLVQHLISSLSQALDIFYPLAGRLAVTENKDNSTSCVFINCNDAGVEFLHAAADCVTVADILDSVDVPDDIVCQLLPMNGVRNYEGISKPLLAVQVTELVDGIFIGCSINHSVVDGTSYWHFLNTWSEISRSGSVHQMTPPIFHRQFLDGVIELPIHLPLPYNELLPSQQQIMDQSSSVSLRTRVFHFPKEKVAQLKAKANAERGTNNISSLQALMAHFWCATIRSRHDLNPDDEVSYFIATGLRQRLKPPLPKEYFGNALEGISVKSTAGELLQNGIGWAALHINKKITSITSDVSDDARKYVENFAKNPTFFPNLRDILQSQTSTTALLTGSSPRFNVYGNDFGWGRPLCLRGGAAEKKNGMLMVYPGDKEGSIEFFACLLPETLQAMAGDAKFMEAVLR, from the coding sequence ATGCGCCTTCTATACattaaaatcatattaattaacCTCATAATCTCCACCACCAAAGGCGCCTTCAACTTTGAAACCAGTGTAATCCAGATAGGGGAAACCATGACTCGGATTCGGCATATCTCCACTAGTACTGTCCAACCAACGAGTCACAATGGTCAGTTAGCTCCTAGAATCGAGTTGACTCCATGGGATCTTCGAATTATCAAACTTGACTACATCCAAAAGGGGCTTCTCTTCCACAAATATTATTCATCAGAGAATGAAATGAACCAGATCAGCTTGGTCCAACACCTAATATCCTCACTTTCTCAAGCTTTGGACATCTTCTACCCACTTGCCGGCCGCCTTGCAGTGACCGAAAATAAAGATAATAGTACCTCGTGTGTTTTCATCAATTGTAATGACGCCGGAGTCGAATTCTTACACGCAGCTGCTGATTGTGTCACAGTGGCCGATATCCTAGATTCCGTGGACGTTCCTGATGACATTGTCTGCCAACTCCTTCCCATGAATGGTGTTCGGAACTATGAAGGCATTTCGAAACCATTGCTTGCAGTGCAAGTAACTGAGCTTGTTGATGGCATCTTCATCGGTTGCAGCATTAACCACTCAGTTGTGGATGGTACCTCTTACTGGCATTTCCTTAATACTTGGTCTGAAATCTCTCGTTCTGGCTCTGTTCATCAGATGACCCCTCCTATTTTTCATCGTCAATTTCTTGATGGCGTTATTGAACTCCCAATTCACCTACCCTTACCTTACAATGAATTACTCCCAAGTCAGCAGCAGATTATGGATCAATCCTCTTCAGTCTCTTTACGAACAAGGgtttttcattttccaaaagaaaaggTTGCACAGCTCAAAGCAAAGGCCAATGCTGAGAGGGGTACCAATAACATCTCCTCCCTTCAAGCACTCATGGCCCATTTCTGGTGCGCCACAATACGTAGCAGACATGATTTAAACCCTGATGATGAGGTTAGTTATTTCATTGCGACAGGATTGAGACAAAGATTGAAGCCACCATTGCCAAAAGAATACTTTGGGAATGCGCTTGAAGGGATTTCTGTTAAGTCCACTGCAGGTGAGCTGCTACAAAATGGGATAGGATGGGCTGCTTTGCATATAAACAAGAAGATTACCTCCATCACATCTGATGTAAGTGATGATGCAAGAAAGTATGTAGAGAATTTTGCAAAAAATCCGACGTTTTTCCCAAATCTGAGGGATATTCTACAAAGTCAAACTAGTACTACTGCGTTGCTCACAGGAAGCTCACCGCGGTTCAATGTTTATGGCAATGATTTTGGGTGGGGGAGGCCGCTCTGCTTGCGTGGTGGAGCTGCAGAAAAAAAGAATGGGATGTTAATGGTGTATCCTGGGGACAAAGAAGGAAGTATTGAATTTTTTGCTTGCCTCTTGCCTGAGACTCTACAAGCTATGGCAGGTGACGCAAAGTTCATGGAAGCTGTGCTCAGATGA